A region of Streptomyces sp. R44 DNA encodes the following proteins:
- the rplU gene encoding 50S ribosomal protein L21, which translates to MYAIVRSGGRQHKVAVGDIVEVDKISTAKVGDTVELSTLLVVDGDAVTSDPWVLAGIKVTAEVVDHHKGAKIDILRYKNKTGYRRRQGHRQQYTAIKVTGIPAAAK; encoded by the coding sequence GTGTACGCCATCGTGCGCAGCGGTGGTCGCCAGCACAAGGTTGCTGTCGGCGACATCGTTGAGGTTGACAAGATTTCCACTGCCAAGGTTGGCGACACGGTCGAGCTCTCGACCCTGCTCGTTGTCGACGGCGACGCCGTGACCAGCGACCCGTGGGTCCTGGCCGGCATCAAGGTCACGGCCGAGGTCGTGGACCACCACAAGGGCGCCAAGATCGACATCCTGCGCTACAAGAACAAGACCGGCTACCGCCGTCGCCAGGGTCACCGTCAGCAGTACACGGCGATCAAGGTCACCGGTATCCCCGCGGCTGCGAAGTAA
- a CDS encoding TIGR03960 family B12-binding radical SAM protein: MSAAESVFPQLEALLPHVQKPIQYVGGELNSTVKPWESADVRWALMYPDAYEVGLPNQGVMILYEVLNEREGVLAERTYSVWPDLEELMREHDVPQFTVDSHRPVGAFDVFGLSFSTELGYTNMLTALDLAGIPLESKDRTVDHPIVLAGGHAAFNPEPIADFIDAAIIGDGEQAVLDMTEIIRQWKAEGRPGGREEVLFRLAKTGSVYIPAFYDVEYLPDGRIGRVVPNKSGVPWRVSKHTVMDLDEWPYPKQPLVPLAETVHERMSVEIFRGCTRGCRFCQAGMITRPVRERSITGIGEMVEKGLKATGFEEVGLLSLSSADHTEIADIAKGLADRYEEDKIGLSLPSTRVDAFNVDLANELTRNGRRSGLTFAPEGGSERMRKVINKMVSEEDLIRTVSTAYGNGWRQVKLYFMCGLPTETDEDVLQIADMAMNVIAEGRKVSGQNDIRCTVSIGGFVPKPHTPFQWAPQLSAEETDERLRKLRDKIRGDKKYGRSIGFRYHDGKPGIVEGLLSRGDRRLGAVIRAVYEDGGRFDGWREHFSYDRWMACAEKTLPEVGVDVAWYTTRERTYEEVLPWDHLDSGLDKDWLWEDWQDALDETEVEDCRWTPCFDCGVCPAMQTEIQVGPTGKKLLPLTVVK; this comes from the coding sequence ATGTCTGCTGCCGAGTCTGTCTTCCCGCAGCTCGAAGCTCTGCTCCCGCACGTGCAGAAGCCGATTCAGTACGTCGGTGGAGAGCTGAACTCCACGGTCAAGCCGTGGGAGTCCGCCGACGTCCGCTGGGCGCTGATGTACCCGGACGCGTACGAGGTCGGCCTGCCCAACCAGGGCGTCATGATCCTGTACGAGGTGCTGAACGAGCGCGAGGGCGTCCTCGCCGAGCGCACCTACAGCGTCTGGCCGGACCTCGAAGAGCTGATGCGCGAGCACGACGTGCCGCAGTTCACCGTGGACAGCCACCGCCCCGTCGGCGCGTTCGACGTCTTCGGCCTGAGCTTCTCCACCGAGCTCGGCTACACCAACATGCTCACGGCCCTCGACCTGGCGGGCATCCCGCTGGAGTCGAAGGACCGGACCGTCGACCACCCGATCGTGCTCGCCGGCGGCCACGCCGCGTTCAACCCCGAGCCGATCGCGGACTTCATCGACGCGGCGATCATCGGCGACGGCGAGCAGGCCGTCCTCGACATGACCGAGATCATCCGCCAGTGGAAGGCCGAGGGCAGGCCGGGCGGCCGCGAGGAGGTCCTCTTCCGCCTCGCGAAGACCGGCTCGGTCTACATCCCGGCGTTCTACGACGTCGAGTACCTGCCGGACGGCCGCATCGGCCGCGTCGTCCCGAACAAGTCGGGCGTCCCGTGGCGCGTGTCCAAGCACACCGTCATGGACCTCGACGAGTGGCCGTACCCCAAGCAGCCCCTCGTGCCGCTCGCGGAGACCGTCCACGAGCGCATGTCCGTCGAGATCTTCCGCGGCTGCACCCGCGGCTGCCGCTTCTGCCAGGCCGGCATGATCACGCGCCCCGTGCGGGAGCGAAGCATCACCGGCATCGGCGAGATGGTCGAGAAGGGTCTCAAGGCGACGGGCTTCGAGGAGGTCGGCCTGCTCTCCCTGTCCTCCGCGGACCACACGGAGATCGCCGACATCGCGAAGGGCCTGGCCGACCGGTACGAGGAGGACAAGATCGGCCTGTCCCTCCCCTCGACCCGCGTCGACGCCTTCAACGTCGACCTGGCGAACGAGCTCACGAGGAACGGCCGCCGCTCCGGCCTCACCTTCGCCCCCGAGGGCGGCTCCGAGCGCATGCGCAAGGTCATCAACAAGATGGTCTCGGAAGAGGACCTCATCCGTACGGTCTCCACGGCCTACGGCAACGGCTGGCGCCAGGTGAAGCTGTACTTCATGTGCGGCCTGCCGACGGAGACCGACGAGGACGTCCTCCAGATCGCCGACATGGCGATGAACGTGATCGCCGAGGGCCGCAAGGTCTCCGGCCAGAACGACATCCGCTGCACCGTCTCCATCGGCGGCTTCGTCCCCAAGCCGCACACCCCCTTCCAGTGGGCCCCGCAGCTGTCGGCCGAGGAGACGGACGAGCGGCTGCGCAAGCTCCGCGACAAGATCCGCGGCGACAAGAAGTACGGCCGCTCGATCGGCTTCCGCTACCACGACGGCAAGCCCGGCATCGTCGAGGGCCTCCTCTCCCGCGGCGACCGCCGCCTCGGCGCGGTCATCCGCGCGGTGTACGAGGACGGCGGCCGCTTCGACGGCTGGCGCGAGCACTTCTCGTACGACCGCTGGATGGCCTGCGCCGAGAAGACGCTCCCCGAGGTCGGCGTGGACGTCGCCTGGTACACCACCCGCGAGCGCACCTACGAGGAGGTCCTGCCCTGGGACCACCTGGACTCGGGCCTCGACAAGGACTGGCTCTGGGAGGACTGGCAGGACGCCCTCGACGAGACCGAGGTCGAGGACTGCCGCTGGACCCCGTGCTTCGACTGCGGCGTCTGCCCCGCGATGCAGACCGAGATCCAGGTCGGCCCGACGGGCAAGAAGCTGCTGCCGCTGACGGTGGTCAAGTAG
- a CDS encoding TIGR03936 family radical SAM-associated protein produces MQRIRLRYTKRGRLRFTSHRDFQRAFERALRRAEVPMAYSAGFTPHPKVSYANAAPTGTGSEAEYLEIALTQTRDPETLRVLLDESLPAGLDITDAVEARTSGLADRLTASVWELRLEGVTVEDASKAVEAFLAAETVEVQRKTKNGVRTFDARSAVTELTAGRPQGDPQGDRPLDSACAILRLVVRHVTPAVRPDDVLSGLRAVADLAPPVPAAVTRLAQGLFDEESGTVTDPLAPDREAVTAASTTAAATAPATAPGAGTA; encoded by the coding sequence GTGCAGCGCATCCGACTGCGCTACACCAAGCGCGGCCGCCTCCGGTTCACCAGCCACCGTGACTTCCAGCGCGCCTTCGAGCGTGCGCTGCGCCGTGCCGAGGTGCCCATGGCGTACTCGGCAGGCTTCACCCCGCACCCCAAGGTGTCGTACGCCAACGCCGCCCCGACGGGTACGGGCTCCGAGGCCGAGTACCTGGAGATCGCGCTCACCCAGACGCGCGACCCGGAGACCCTGCGGGTCCTGCTCGACGAGTCCCTCCCGGCGGGCCTCGACATCACCGACGCCGTCGAGGCCCGGACCTCGGGTCTCGCCGACCGGCTCACCGCCTCCGTGTGGGAGCTGCGCCTGGAAGGCGTCACGGTCGAGGACGCTTCGAAGGCGGTCGAGGCGTTTCTCGCGGCCGAGACGGTGGAAGTACAGCGCAAGACCAAGAACGGAGTCCGCACCTTCGACGCCCGTTCCGCTGTCACCGAGCTGACGGCAGGCCGTCCCCAGGGCGATCCCCAGGGTGATAGGCCGCTGGACAGCGCCTGTGCGATACTGCGGCTGGTTGTTCGGCACGTGACACCTGCCGTGCGACCCGACGACGTCCTGTCCGGTCTCCGAGCTGTGGCCGACCTGGCGCCGCCGGTCCCCGCTGCGGTGACCAGGCTGGCGCAGGGGCTCTTCGACGAGGAGTCCGGCACGGTGACCGACCCGCTCGCGCCCGACCGCGAGGCAGTCACGGCCGCTTCAACCACGGCCGCCGCGACCGCCCCGGCGACGGCGCCGGGTGCCGGTACCGCGTAG
- the obgE gene encoding GTPase ObgE has translation MTTFVDRVELHVAAGNGGHGCASVHREKFKPLGGPDGGNGGRGGDVTLVVDQSVTTLLEYHHSPHRKATNGQPGAGDNRSGKDGQDLVLTVPDGTVVLDKRGNVLADLVGEGTTFVAGQGGRGGLGNAALASARRKAPGFALLGEPGESRDIVLELKTVADVALVGYPSAGKSSLISVLSAAKPKIADYPFTTLVPNLGVVTAGSTVYTIADVPGLIPGASQGRGLGLEFLRHVERCSVLVHVLDTATLESERDPVTDLDVIEEELKQYGGLEDRPRIVVLNKIDIPDGQDLADMIRPDLEERGYQVFEVSAVARTGLKELSFALAGIVAEARASKPKEEATRIVIRPKAVDDAGFTVTYDEAEDVYRVRGEKPERWVRQTDFNNDEAVGYLADRLNRLGVEDQLMKAGARAGDGVAIGSEDNAVVFDWEPTMMAGAEMLGRRGEDHRLEAPRPAAQRRRDRQAERDDAQREYDEFDPF, from the coding sequence ATGACCACCTTCGTGGACCGCGTCGAGCTGCACGTCGCCGCGGGTAACGGAGGCCACGGCTGCGCCTCCGTCCATCGCGAGAAGTTCAAGCCGCTCGGCGGCCCGGACGGCGGCAACGGCGGCCGCGGCGGCGATGTGACCCTGGTCGTCGACCAGTCGGTCACCACGCTCCTCGAGTACCACCACTCCCCGCACCGCAAGGCGACCAACGGTCAGCCCGGCGCCGGTGACAACCGCTCCGGCAAGGACGGCCAGGACCTGGTCCTGACCGTGCCCGACGGCACCGTCGTCCTCGACAAGCGGGGCAACGTGCTCGCCGACCTCGTCGGCGAGGGCACCACCTTCGTCGCCGGCCAGGGCGGCCGCGGCGGCCTCGGCAACGCCGCGCTGGCCTCGGCCCGCCGCAAGGCCCCCGGCTTCGCGCTCCTCGGCGAGCCCGGCGAGTCGCGGGACATCGTCCTGGAGCTCAAGACCGTCGCCGACGTGGCGCTCGTCGGCTACCCGAGCGCCGGCAAGTCCTCGCTCATCTCCGTCCTCTCGGCCGCCAAGCCGAAGATCGCGGACTACCCGTTCACCACGCTCGTCCCGAACCTCGGCGTGGTCACGGCCGGTTCGACCGTCTACACGATCGCCGACGTGCCGGGCCTCATCCCGGGCGCCAGCCAGGGCCGCGGCCTGGGCCTGGAGTTCCTCCGCCACGTCGAGCGCTGCTCGGTCCTCGTCCACGTCCTCGACACGGCGACGCTGGAGTCCGAGCGCGACCCGGTCACCGACCTCGACGTCATCGAGGAGGAGCTCAAGCAGTACGGCGGCCTGGAGGACCGGCCCCGGATCGTCGTCCTCAACAAGATCGACATCCCGGACGGCCAGGACCTCGCGGACATGATCCGCCCGGACCTGGAGGAGCGCGGCTACCAGGTGTTCGAGGTCTCCGCCGTGGCCCGTACGGGTCTCAAGGAGCTCTCCTTCGCCCTCGCCGGCATCGTCGCCGAGGCGCGCGCGTCCAAGCCGAAGGAGGAGGCGACCCGGATCGTCATCCGCCCGAAGGCCGTCGACGACGCGGGCTTCACCGTCACGTACGACGAGGCCGAGGACGTCTACCGGGTGCGCGGCGAGAAGCCGGAGCGCTGGGTCCGCCAGACCGACTTCAACAACGACGAGGCCGTGGGCTACCTGGCCGACCGCCTCAACCGCCTCGGCGTCGAGGACCAGCTGATGAAGGCCGGTGCCCGCGCGGGCGACGGCGTCGCGATCGGTTCCGAGGACAACGCGGTCGTCTTCGACTGGGAGCCCACCATGATGGCCGGCGCCGAGATGCTCGGCCGCCGCGGTGAGGACCACCGTCTGGAGGCCCCGCGTCCGGCGGCCCAGCGCCGCCGCGACCGGCAGGCGGAGCGGGACGACGCGCAGCGCGAGTACGACGAGTTCGACCCGTTCTAG
- the rpmA gene encoding 50S ribosomal protein L27 — protein sequence MAHKKGASSTRNGRDSNAQRLGVKRFGGQAVNAGEILVRQRGTHFHPGAGVGRGGDDTLFALQAGAVQFGTHRGRKVVNIVPVA from the coding sequence ATGGCACACAAGAAGGGCGCATCGTCCACCCGGAACGGGCGCGACTCGAATGCCCAGCGGCTCGGCGTGAAGCGCTTCGGCGGTCAGGCCGTCAACGCGGGTGAGATCCTGGTCCGCCAGCGTGGCACCCACTTCCACCCGGGCGCGGGTGTCGGTCGCGGTGGCGACGACACGCTGTTCGCCCTGCAGGCCGGCGCGGTGCAGTTCGGCACCCACCGTGGCCGCAAGGTCGTGAACATCGTTCCGGTCGCCTGA
- a CDS encoding CHAD domain-containing protein → MAETKREIERKYEATGGTELPDLTRVPGVASVVDDGVMELDAVYHDTPDLRLAADGVTLRRRTGGSDAGWHVKFPVAAGIRDEIRAPLSDTLPDALAGLLRSRVRAADVVPAVHLHSSRDVRRLLAPDGTLLAELSVDTVHAESLLGGGEASWTEIEVELADDTDDETILDAIEKRLKKADIAPSNAPSKLARALEETGAAPRPPTTPGKPGTAGAAVLGYVREQIEAIVALDPAVRRDLPDAVHQLRVACRRLRSAFKTYRAVLDRDVTDPLGEELKWLAGELGAARDQEVLTERLRAALDEVPKTLRLGPVRARLRIWTAARAADARRRAVDALDSDRHLALLEALDALLADPPLRKAARRDAPKVLSRAVLKDHDRLAGRVDDALALDPGHERDLALHAARKAAKRARYAADAARPTLGKPAKKLAKRVKAVQSLLGEHQDAVVARATLRELAIQAHAAGESAFTWGLLHGREEAAAAEQERELPAVWARASAPGIRAALSR, encoded by the coding sequence ATGGCGGAGACGAAGCGCGAGATCGAGCGGAAGTACGAAGCCACCGGCGGCACGGAACTCCCGGACCTCACCCGTGTCCCCGGAGTCGCGTCCGTCGTGGACGACGGCGTCATGGAACTCGACGCCGTCTACCACGACACCCCCGACCTGCGCCTGGCGGCCGACGGGGTCACCCTCCGCCGCCGCACCGGCGGGAGCGACGCCGGCTGGCACGTGAAGTTCCCCGTCGCCGCCGGAATCCGCGACGAGATCAGAGCCCCGCTGAGCGACACCCTGCCGGACGCGCTCGCGGGGCTCCTCCGCTCCCGGGTCCGCGCCGCCGACGTCGTCCCGGCGGTCCACCTCCACTCCTCCCGCGACGTCCGCCGGCTCCTCGCCCCGGACGGCACCCTCCTCGCGGAACTCTCCGTGGACACGGTCCACGCGGAGAGCCTCCTGGGCGGGGGAGAGGCCTCCTGGACCGAGATCGAGGTCGAACTGGCGGACGACACCGACGACGAGACGATCCTCGACGCGATCGAGAAACGCCTCAAGAAAGCGGACATCGCCCCGTCGAACGCCCCCTCGAAACTCGCGAGGGCGCTGGAGGAGACGGGCGCGGCCCCCCGCCCGCCCACCACCCCCGGAAAGCCCGGCACCGCCGGAGCCGCCGTGCTCGGCTACGTACGCGAACAGATCGAGGCGATCGTCGCGCTCGACCCCGCCGTACGCCGCGACCTCCCCGACGCCGTGCACCAGCTGCGCGTCGCCTGCCGGCGGCTGCGCAGCGCCTTCAAGACGTACCGCGCCGTCCTCGACCGGGACGTCACCGACCCCCTCGGCGAGGAGCTGAAGTGGCTCGCCGGTGAGCTCGGCGCCGCCCGCGACCAGGAGGTGCTCACCGAGCGGCTGCGCGCCGCGCTCGACGAGGTCCCCAAGACCCTCCGCCTCGGCCCCGTCAGGGCCCGGCTGCGGATCTGGACCGCCGCCCGCGCCGCCGACGCCCGGCGCAGGGCCGTCGACGCCCTGGACTCCGACCGCCACCTGGCCCTGCTCGAAGCGCTCGACGCCCTGCTCGCCGACCCGCCCCTGCGCAAGGCCGCCCGCCGCGACGCCCCCAAGGTCCTCTCCCGCGCCGTCCTCAAGGACCACGACCGCCTCGCCGGCCGCGTCGACGACGCCCTCGCCCTCGACCCCGGCCACGAGCGGGACCTCGCCCTGCACGCGGCCCGCAAGGCCGCCAAGCGCGCCCGGTACGCCGCCGACGCGGCCCGCCCCACCCTCGGCAAGCCCGCGAAGAAACTCGCCAAGCGCGTGAAGGCCGTCCAGAGCCTCCTCGGCGAACACCAGGACGCGGTGGTCGCCCGCGCGACCCTGAGGGAGCTGGCGATCCAGGCCCACGCGGCCGGCGAGTCCGCCTTCACCTGGGGACTTCTCCACGGCCGCGAGGAGGCGGCGGCCGCGGAACAGGAGCGGGAACTGCCCGCGGTGTGGGCGCGGGCCTCGGCCCCGGGAATCCGGGCGGCACTGAGCCGCTGA
- a CDS encoding ribonuclease E/G, translating into MLESNEDTNAPGDKLPPRRRRRAASRPAGPPVTGAGAETPVTAEAPAVETPAVEAAPAEAAPAPRTRRRATRKATAPAVETAVEAAVEPVVETPAAEAVEEAPEAAPARPRRRATRKATSPVTSTAAAEETAEPVVAAEPVAEAPAVEEAAPPARTRRRATRKATSPVTSTAAAEETAEPAVAEPVAEAPAVEAVEEAAPPARTRRRATRKVTSPEVTTEAATTEAATGETLPASAVEQIASDEAEVAAAETAATRGRGRRRVTSPQFTSEPAPAREPRRAARPAVAVFQAPVFAEPMFQTPETAAAAAAAVVEEPEEEETVETVEAVVEAEPAERAEAGSRRRRRRRGEPVAVAVEPVPATVADEPEVEAVADEVEETFEAGEPEESDEYEDRPSRRRRRGGRRRRRGELAEAEETEEGEEPHAEEETEEPEEGEEEPEDAEAYAGGSSSSRRRRRRRRRSGDTAGEVEAADEDGVRTVVKVREPRPAREKAEPSDEVQSIKGSTRLEAKKQRRREGREQGRRRVPIITEAEFLARREAVERVMVVRQNGERTQIGVLEDNVLVEHYVNKEQATSYVGNVYLGKVQNVLPSMEAAFVDIGKGRNAVLYAGEVNFEALGMANGPRRIESALKSGQSVLVQVTKDPIGHKGARLTSQVSLPGRYLVYVPEGSMTGISRKLPDTERARLKTILKKIVPEDAGVIVRTAAEGASEDELRRDVERLQAQWADIQKKATQISTSAPTLLYGEPDMTVRVVRDIFNEDFSKVIVSGDDAWETIHGYVSHVAPDLADRLSKWTSEVDVFATYRIDEQLMKALDRKVWLPSGGSLVIDKTEAMIVVDVNTGKFTGQGGNLEETVTRNNLEAAEEIVRQLRLRDLGGIVVIDFIDMVLESNRDLVLRRLLECLGRDRTKHQVAEVTSLGLVQMTRKRVGQGLLESFSETCVHCNGRGVIVHMEQPTTAGGGGGGKRSKKRGRGGAEHVHEHEHAEAVEPETTEAEVETEAEVAAELAAPVAVPVPIAPDEELYGSAAEAEAAATRGRGRRRATRRVSAPVASTPVVPAVVETEAVDFEPAPAAEPEPVTEAVAEPVVEEAPAPAPRGRRRATRRVTSPVVSTTDAPAEIVAEPVAEAAPVAEPEPVVAPEPVAEPVAEAVAEPVVEEAPAAAAPRARRRVVRKATAPAGSPAGAEEAAVVVVTTAPAEATEAPAEAEPEAEAAPAKKTAARKTAKKTTAKKAATKKTAATKKTAAKKTTAKKATAKKAAEKTAAPAQD; encoded by the coding sequence ATGCTCGAGTCCAACGAAGACACCAACGCCCCCGGTGACAAGCTGCCGCCGCGCCGCAGGCGCCGCGCCGCTTCCCGCCCCGCCGGTCCGCCGGTGACGGGCGCCGGCGCCGAGACCCCGGTGACCGCCGAGGCCCCGGCCGTCGAGACGCCCGCCGTCGAGGCCGCCCCGGCCGAGGCCGCCCCCGCGCCGCGCACCCGCCGCCGTGCCACCCGCAAGGCCACCGCGCCTGCCGTGGAGACCGCGGTCGAGGCCGCCGTGGAGCCGGTCGTCGAGACCCCCGCGGCCGAGGCCGTCGAGGAGGCCCCCGAGGCCGCCCCCGCCCGCCCGCGCCGCCGTGCCACCCGTAAGGCCACCTCTCCGGTGACCTCCACGGCCGCTGCCGAGGAGACCGCGGAGCCCGTGGTCGCCGCCGAGCCGGTCGCCGAGGCCCCCGCCGTCGAGGAGGCCGCCCCGCCGGCCCGTACCCGCCGTCGTGCCACGCGTAAGGCCACCTCGCCCGTGACCTCCACGGCCGCTGCCGAGGAGACCGCGGAGCCCGCGGTCGCCGAGCCGGTCGCCGAGGCCCCCGCCGTCGAGGCCGTCGAGGAGGCCGCCCCGCCGGCCCGTACCCGCCGCCGGGCCACCCGTAAGGTCACCTCGCCCGAGGTGACCACCGAGGCCGCCACCACCGAGGCCGCCACCGGCGAGACGCTGCCGGCGTCCGCCGTCGAGCAGATCGCCTCCGACGAGGCCGAGGTCGCCGCAGCCGAGACCGCCGCCACCCGTGGCCGCGGCCGCCGCCGCGTCACCTCCCCGCAGTTCACCTCCGAGCCGGCCCCGGCCCGCGAGCCCCGCCGGGCCGCGCGCCCCGCCGTCGCCGTCTTCCAGGCCCCGGTCTTCGCCGAGCCGATGTTCCAGACCCCGGAGACCGCCGCCGCGGCCGCCGCCGCCGTGGTCGAGGAGCCGGAGGAGGAAGAGACCGTCGAGACGGTCGAGGCCGTGGTCGAGGCCGAGCCCGCCGAGCGTGCCGAGGCCGGCTCCCGCCGTCGCCGTCGCCGCCGTGGCGAGCCCGTGGCCGTCGCCGTCGAGCCCGTCCCGGCCACCGTCGCCGACGAGCCCGAGGTCGAGGCCGTCGCCGACGAGGTCGAGGAGACCTTCGAGGCCGGGGAGCCCGAGGAGTCGGACGAGTACGAGGACCGTCCCTCCCGCCGTCGCCGCCGTGGCGGCCGTCGCCGTCGTCGCGGCGAGCTCGCCGAGGCCGAGGAGACCGAGGAGGGCGAGGAGCCGCACGCCGAGGAGGAGACCGAGGAGCCCGAGGAGGGCGAGGAGGAGCCGGAGGACGCCGAGGCCTACGCCGGCGGCTCCAGCAGCTCCCGTCGCCGCCGCCGTCGCCGTCGTCGCAGCGGGGACACCGCCGGCGAGGTCGAGGCCGCCGACGAGGACGGCGTCCGTACGGTCGTCAAGGTCCGCGAGCCCCGTCCGGCCCGTGAGAAGGCCGAGCCGTCCGACGAGGTCCAGTCCATCAAGGGCTCGACCCGCCTGGAGGCCAAGAAGCAGCGCCGCCGCGAAGGCCGCGAGCAGGGCCGCCGCCGCGTCCCGATCATCACCGAGGCCGAGTTCCTGGCCCGCCGCGAGGCCGTCGAGCGCGTCATGGTCGTCCGCCAGAACGGCGAGCGCACCCAGATCGGCGTCCTGGAAGACAACGTGCTCGTCGAGCACTACGTCAACAAGGAGCAGGCCACCTCGTACGTCGGCAACGTCTACCTGGGCAAGGTCCAGAACGTGCTGCCGTCCATGGAGGCCGCCTTCGTCGACATCGGCAAGGGCCGCAACGCCGTCCTGTACGCCGGTGAGGTCAACTTCGAGGCGCTCGGCATGGCCAACGGGCCGCGCCGCATCGAGTCCGCCCTCAAGTCCGGCCAGTCGGTCCTCGTGCAGGTCACGAAGGACCCGATCGGCCACAAGGGCGCCCGCCTGACCAGCCAGGTCTCCCTGCCCGGCCGCTACCTCGTGTACGTCCCCGAGGGCTCGATGACCGGCATCAGCCGCAAGCTCCCGGACACCGAGCGCGCCCGCCTGAAGACCATCCTCAAGAAGATCGTCCCCGAGGACGCGGGCGTCATCGTGCGCACCGCCGCCGAGGGCGCGAGCGAGGACGAGCTGCGCCGCGACGTCGAGCGACTGCAGGCGCAGTGGGCCGACATCCAGAAGAAGGCCACCCAGATCTCGACGTCCGCGCCGACCCTGCTGTACGGCGAGCCGGACATGACCGTCCGGGTCGTCCGCGACATCTTCAACGAGGACTTCTCCAAGGTCATCGTCAGCGGCGACGACGCGTGGGAGACCATCCACGGGTACGTCTCGCACGTCGCGCCCGACCTGGCCGACCGCCTGTCCAAGTGGACCAGCGAGGTCGACGTCTTCGCGACGTACCGGATCGACGAGCAGCTCATGAAGGCGCTCGACCGCAAGGTCTGGCTGCCCTCCGGCGGTTCGCTGGTGATCGACAAGACCGAGGCGATGATCGTCGTCGACGTCAACACCGGCAAGTTCACCGGCCAGGGCGGCAACCTGGAGGAGACCGTCACCAGGAACAACCTGGAGGCGGCCGAGGAGATCGTGCGCCAGCTGCGGCTGCGCGACCTCGGCGGCATCGTCGTCATCGACTTCATCGACATGGTCCTGGAGTCCAACCGCGACCTGGTGCTGCGCCGCCTCCTGGAGTGCCTGGGCCGGGACCGGACCAAGCACCAGGTGGCCGAGGTCACCTCGCTCGGCCTGGTCCAGATGACCCGCAAGCGGGTCGGCCAGGGCCTCCTGGAGTCCTTCTCCGAGACCTGCGTCCACTGCAACGGCCGCGGTGTCATCGTGCACATGGAGCAGCCGACCACCGCCGGTGGCGGTGGCGGCGGCAAGCGCTCGAAGAAGCGCGGCCGCGGCGGCGCCGAGCACGTCCACGAGCACGAGCACGCCGAGGCCGTGGAGCCGGAGACGACGGAGGCCGAGGTCGAGACCGAGGCCGAGGTCGCCGCGGAGCTGGCCGCCCCGGTGGCGGTGCCCGTGCCGATCGCCCCGGACGAGGAGCTGTACGGCTCCGCCGCCGAGGCGGAGGCGGCCGCCACGCGCGGTCGTGGCCGCCGTCGCGCCACCCGCCGGGTGTCCGCCCCGGTCGCCTCGACGCCCGTCGTCCCGGCGGTCGTGGAGACCGAGGCCGTCGACTTCGAGCCGGCGCCCGCCGCCGAGCCCGAGCCGGTGACCGAGGCCGTGGCCGAGCCCGTGGTCGAGGAGGCTCCCGCTCCGGCCCCGCGCGGTCGTCGCCGCGCCACCCGTCGGGTGACGTCCCCGGTGGTCTCCACCACGGACGCCCCCGCCGAGATCGTCGCGGAGCCGGTCGCCGAGGCCGCTCCCGTCGCGGAGCCGGAGCCCGTCGTGGCGCCGGAGCCGGTGGCCGAGCCGGTCGCCGAGGCCGTCGCCGAGCCCGTCGTCGAGGAGGCCCCCGCGGCCGCCGCGCCGCGTGCCCGTCGCCGGGTGGTCCGCAAGGCCACCGCTCCCGCCGGTTCGCCCGCGGGCGCCGAGGAGGCGGCCGTCGTCGTGGTGACCACGGCCCCCGCCGAGGCCACCGAGGCGCCGGCCGAGGCCGAGCCCGAGGCGGAGGCCGCGCCGGCCAAGAAGACGGCCGCGCGCAAGACCGCCAAGAAGACCACGGCCAAGAAGGCCGCCACCAAGAAGACGGCGGCGACCAAGAAGACCGCGGCGAAGAAGACCACCGCCAAGAAGGCCACGGCCAAGAAGGCGGCGGAGAAGACCGCGGCTCCGGCCCAGGACTGA